Below is a window of Desmonostoc muscorum LEGE 12446 DNA.
AACCTGTGACACGCGCTCAATTTGCCACCATTATCACTAAAGCTTTGACACCACCAGTCAAACGCGCAGGTATTCAGTTTAAGGATGTAGCAAGCAATTTCTGGGCTTACGCTGCAATTCAATCTGCTTACCAAAGCCAATTTGTTTCTGGTTATCCTGATGGTACTTTTAAGCCACAGCAGCAAATTCCCAGAGTACAAGCTTTGGTAGCTTTAGCCAATGGTTTGGGCTTAACTGCCAACAATCAGAGCGTCCTTTCCTTTTACACCGATGCTGGCCAGATTCCTGATTATGCGATCGCTCCTGTTGCTGCTGCAACAGTACGACAACTAGTAATCAACTATCCCACAGCTAAACAACTCAATCCTAATCGTCAGGCAACTAGAGCCGAAATTGCTGCCTTTGTTTACCAAGCACTCGTCAATGCTGGACGTGCCCAACCAATTCCTTCATCCTATTTGGTAACAGTTCAATAAAGAGTCCTGGTTTTTGAGTCTATAGGAATCAAGGATTAATTGATTAATTGAAAGCGCCAGACTAATAAATCATCAGTCTGGCGCTTCCAATATTGTGAATTTTATTAAATTTCGGTATGTTGAATCATAAAATTTGGGGTCTTTAAATATAGTTGACCCCATTTGAATGTGATTGGGTTTATGGTCAGGGTCTTTATATTGGCTGACCCCGTTTCAACGATTTCTAGTTTCTCAGAAATTTTTGCTTTTTGAGATTTCGTAATATTTTTTTTATTTTTTCTTTCTTGAAATTTTAATTTTTATCAAAAAAAAATATCTTTTAAAAATATGAACGTATGTCAAAGAAAAGCACAAAAAAATTAACAATTCAAATTTATTCAGGAATTGGTATTTTTACCAGATTTGCGGCTTTCTTGCCGACGCTGCTCCCAGCGCCAGAGAAAGACCATCAGGGTAACGATTCCTATTTGGAGAGTCAAATTAGGCAAAGCGCTTTCAACATCCCGTCCCGCAAGCACTCTGAAAAAAAAGATGAATGCCCCAATTAAGCCAGAGGCACCAAAAGCAATATAGATAAATTGTCGTAAGCCGCGATAAGGGGCTGCCACTTCTGCTTTCAGACGGGCATATTGTTCAGGGTTGAGGCGATTTTTGGGATTTGGATTTACCATAAATAAATTATGCTATACTAATCGATTGTGTACGCCGATGTGGCTCAGTGGTAGAGCAGCTGATTCGTAATCAGCAGGCCGTGGGTTCAAATCCCATCATCGGCTTTGATAAAAGTATTGCTCAATACTAAAGTTTGACATAAATCATCTACAGTGATTAATTATCTGTCCTCGCTGACAAATTATTGTTATCAAACTTAGTAATTCGCTTCCGTATGTATTGGGACAAATTATTGTCAATGCTGCCAGCTTTATAGGTTTGTACGTTACGTTAGCGAAGCTCGCCGTTCGCGTAGCGTCTCGTAGAGAAGGCATCGCAATAATTTCTTTAGCCAATAGTCTGTCTACATACTGTCTTAACTCAGATGTACCAAATTCATTGGGAGAGAAGCTTTTCTGTGCCTCGGTAAGCTAGAACCTTGGCTTGGTGTAATAATCCAGCATCCGAAAGTCGAGTGGGAGTGCGATTCAGTTATCAGTTATCAGCACCAGAAAATCGTACTCACTGAACACTGTTTACTGTTGACTGATTTAACAACCCCTACTTCCAATACGGTTCGGTTAAGATCCCCCCGCCTGTGGCCACCCCCTTAAAAAGGGCAGGGCTGATTCATTCCATTTCAAACAGGATTTGTCAAGATGGTTAGCAAGAAAATTGTCAGTAAGCGTGACGAAGAGATGAACATTTAAGCACTTAAATAACAGTAGAATAGTTGGTTTCATCGGCACGTCGTTAACAAAATAACTAATTTTTAATCGCTAGAACCCTTGATTTTTAAAGCTCTTTGGGGAATGAATCAGCCCTGCTTAAAAAGGGGGGTTGGGGGGATCTTTAAATATGAAAACGTTAACCGAACCGTATTGCCCCTACTCCCATTTTCAAGTCACAGGTGGATTATTGCAGCAAGGGAGTTGTGCCATTACCGTTAGTTGAGGCGTTGGCAATTGCAGCTTGAGTAGGTTGAGTAGCAAGAACCGCTACAACTGGAGTAACTTTTGGACTAGATTGTTTACTTCGTTTTCGATTGGAGCCGCCAGCTTTGGAATACTCTATACTGTTTCTGCCGTAGACAGTTGCAACCCCACTTAGCATTCGTTCAGACATTTCGGAGAGAGCTTTATCCATCTGGGTTACTGTTTTACGCGATTCTTCCAAATTGGAAACCAGCGTATTATTAGCTTCTAGCACAGCACGGGTAGTGTTGATTAGGTGGTTGTAAGCTTCAATGGTTAACCCATGTCCTAAATCCAGATTTTCATCAATAGATTTAAGCAAGGCGAGACGAAGTTGGGCTTTTTCAATAGCAGCAGAGCCACGAGTTTTTAAAGACATAACACATCCTTTTTGAATAATTCCTTTTTCAACATAGTGGAGTATCCTTTTGCCTGAGATGGGTAGTTTTGTGGATTTATTTCATTAAAAGTTCAACGAAATAATTACGAGTTTGCCTGTGTTTTTACTCATTTTTTATATCGATTTGTTGTTTTACAATAAGTACAATCAGCAACAGTAATCACAAAATCAATAAATGCATACCCCGAAATAGCAATTGCGAACCCCGAAATAACAATTGCGAACCCCGAAATAACAATTGCGAACCCCGAAATAACAATTGCGAACCCCGAAATAGCAATTGCATACCCCGAAATAGCAATTGCATACCCCGAAATAGCAATTGCATACCCCGAAATAGCAATTGCATACCCCGAAATAGCAATTGCATACCCCGAAATAGCAATTGCGTTGGCGTAGCCCAACCCAGGCATCGCTAGATTAATTTTTGATTATGAAAGTAAAATGAAATTATTCTCCACCTGAGCTACATCATGGTTGTCCCAGAACTCGAACAACAACTCCTTCAGCTTTCACCTGACGATAAATTGTATATTATCCAACTCCTGGCACAAAGCCTGACTACACACAATAACAACATCCAATCTGTGCAAACAAGCAAAATCTCAGAATTATTCCGTCAATCCTCTGTGGCTAAATTACCCGAAGAATTTGACCTTACTCGATTACTAAAAACCCTCATTGAGTCCCTACAACCAGCAACTCAAACCGAAATAACAGAATATCCCCTGCCTCAATTTTATGGATGTATCCAAGATGAAACCTTCTTCCGTCATCCCCAAGGACAACAACCAGAACGCGAACCAATCCTGTGAAATTCCTACTCGATACTAACACCTGCATTATCTATATGCGAGGTAAAAATTCCACTTTAAAACAGAAACTAGAATCTACTGCTACTAAAGATATTGCCGTTTGCTCAATCGTCAAAGCTGAACTATTTTATGGTGCAATGAAAAGTGCCAACCCACAACGTAATCTTACTTTACAACAACAATTTTTAGCCCAATTTACATCACTACCCTTTGACGATTTAGCAGCAATGACGTTTGGAACAATTCGCTCTCAACTAGAAGCATTAGGTACTCCCATTGGTGCGTATGACTTACAAATTGCCGCCATCACCCTGACAAATAACTTAACCCTCATCACCCATAACACTAGAGAATTCCAACGTATTAATAACTTGTTGATTGAGGATTGGGAGATATAGCGATCGCACTATTTTGTAGGAGTGATGTCTATCGCAAAATCAGTATATTGTCTGTTCACAAGTAAAAAATACTCATCAAGAAGGTTTTTCTCAAAGGCGTATTATCTATGATGAAATTCTCCACTTTTCTGGAATTGAAGGCGTTGGCGTTGAATTATTCTCATGATTATGCTACATCTCACGCCCTAACTCATGAACGAACAGCGTCACCAAACCTATCTTAACTTGATTGGCAGTCTGTTAGATGCCCCTAGTAGTGAAGAACCAGAGATTTTAGCTGCACACCAAGATTTACTTGATGCTGGCTTAGTACAAAAGATGCTGGAAATAGCAAGTAATCTATTAAGCCAAGGCGAATTAGACCAAGCTAACCGTTTAATGAATATAGTGGGAAAGCAGCTTGGAGTTTATAGTGAATTATCATTGACTGCCACAGAAAAGGAATATATTAATTTTTTATATCAAACGTTACGAGCAACCGCACACAGCGAAGGTAATCCCCAGGTAGTTTACCCCTTGTTGGCACAGAATACAGACAAACTTGATGGAGTGTTTGCAGAAATACTACATCGTTGGGGGACAAATAGACTAGGGGAAGCGAAAGCAGATGAGGCGGAATATTTAGCAGCAGTTATTGTTGAATTTAGCAATTTAGTAGCGCAATTCTCCTTGGGTAGCAAAGCCAACAAGATGGAAATTGCTATTATCGGCTATGAAGTGGCTTTAACTGTCAGAACCAGGGAAGCTTTGCGTGTTGATTGGGCAGCAACGCAAAATAATCTCGCTAATGCCTACAGGGAGAGAATCAAAGGAGACAAAGCAGAGAATATCAAAAAGGCGATCGCTGCATATACTTGCGGCTTTAACTGTCAGAACCAGGGAAGCTTTGCCTGTTGATTGGGCAATGACGCAAAATAATCTGGGACTTGCCTACATTGACAGAATTCGAGGAAACAAAGCAGAAAATATTGAACGAGCAATCCAAGCCTGCACATATGCTTTGGAAGTTAGAACTCGTCAGACTTTCCCTCAACAATGGGCTGAAACGCGAAATAATTTGGGTAATGCTTACTCTAACAGAATAATAGGAGACAAAGCAGAGAATCTCGAACAAGCAATCAATGCCTACACAAATGCCTTGGAATTTTTTAACCGTGAGGATTTGCCTCAACAATGGGCAATAACGCAAAATAATTTGGGCAGTGCTTACTCTAACAGAATACTAGGAGACAAAGCAGAGAATCTCGAACAAGCAATCAATCACTACACAGATGCTTTGAAAGTTTTAACCCGCGAAGTTTCACCCCAATATTGGGCAATGATACAAAATCATCTGGGAATTGCTTATCATTACAGAATTAAGGGAGACCCTACAGAAAATCTCGAACAAGCAATCAAAGCCTACACAAATGCTTTGGAAGTTAGAACCCGCGAGGCGTTACCCCAACAATGGGCAGCAACACAAGACCATTTAGGTACTGCTTACTATAAAAAAATACTGATAAATCCGGCAGAAAATACTGAACTTGCTATTCAGGCTATTAAGGCTTATGAATATGCTTTGGAAGTGAGAACCCGCGAGGTTGCACCCCAAGATTGGGCAATAACGCAAAATAATCTGGGGAATGTTTACTCTGTCAAAATCACAGAAGAACCAGCCGATAATTTTGAGAAAGCGATCGCTGCTTATACTGCTGCTTTAACTGTCAGAACCAAAGAAGCTTTGCCTGAAAACCATGCAGAAACTTTGTTTGGACTGGGAAGAACTTACCAAGACACAAACAAGTTTAACTTAGCATACAATACTTTTGAGTCTGCCATTGTCACCATAGAATCTTTGCGAGAAGAAATAGTATCTGGAGAAGAAAGCAAACGCAAACAAGCGGAACAGTTCAACAAAGTTTATAGCTGTATGGTAGAGGTTTGCAGGGAATTAAATAAGATTACCGAAGCAATTGAATATGTTGAACGTAGTAAAACCCGCAATTTAGTTGAACAGATCCTTGAACGCGACTCTAAAACTATCTTCCCTCCAGAAGTATTCACTCAATTAGAAAAATATAGGGATGAAATAGCCGTAGGACAATATCAAATCC
It encodes the following:
- a CDS encoding DUF3493 domain-containing protein; the encoded protein is MVNPNPKNRLNPEQYARLKAEVAAPYRGLRQFIYIAFGASGLIGAFIFFFRVLAGRDVESALPNLTLQIGIVTLMVFLWRWEQRRQESRKSGKNTNS
- the vapC gene encoding type II toxin-antitoxin system tRNA(fMet)-specific endonuclease VapC, with the translated sequence MKFLLDTNTCIIYMRGKNSTLKQKLESTATKDIAVCSIVKAELFYGAMKSANPQRNLTLQQQFLAQFTSLPFDDLAAMTFGTIRSQLEALGTPIGAYDLQIAAITLTNNLTLITHNTREFQRINNLLIEDWEI
- a CDS encoding tetratricopeptide repeat protein, with translation MNEQRHQTYLNLIGSLLDAPSSEEPEILAAHQDLLDAGLVQKMLEIASNLLSQGELDQANRLMNIVGKQLGVYSELSLTATEKEYINFLYQTLRATAHSEGNPQVVYPLLAQNTDKLDGVFAEILHRWGTNRLGEAKADEAEYLAAVIVEFSNLVAQFSLGSKANKMEIAIIGYEVALTVRTREALRVDWAATQNNLANAYRERIKGDKAENIKKAIAAYTCGFNCQNQGSFAC